In Aspergillus chevalieri M1 DNA, chromosome 7, nearly complete sequence, the sequence CTCCTCAACCACGGGTTCCTCAGACTGCTTCTCATTCTCCGGCAAGACTTCCTGAGGCTCCAGTTCGGAGGCGCCAGCTTGAACCCGGATGTCACACCACAGGCGATGACCAAACGGCGTACCGTTAGGCAGTTTCAGACGCCAGTATGAAATGGCAGATCCTTCCCGGCTAGGGCTGCGGAGGAGCACCGTAAAATCGGCAGTCTGCTCGGGTTCCAGTGGAGCAGTGAGCTTGTTGCTCTCCATGGCAGACGCGACTGATCGAAGGCTTGAGGGGTGCACCGTATCCACATTGAACATCGTGTCTCCACCAACAAAGCGCACATCAGTACCCACGGGCCATGCAAGAGGACCGGGGTTGTAAAGTTTCCACGTCTGTCGGAAGGTCTTGTTGGGAGCCATGACCGTGCCATCGGCAACAACATCATTAACAAAGAAAGCCTGGTAGCCAGAAGTGGCATCGACGGTAGGAGCCGTGACCTGTTCTATGACGGGAGCTGGAACCTCTTTGGCAGCATCCGACTTCTCCTCTGCCTTTTCCTCGGAATCCTTTGTAGGGGTAATCTCAGGCTGAGATGGGGCGGTGGCCTGCGTGGATACAGACTTTTGAACGACACGGTCACCAAGCGTGTTGCCCTGGCCGCTCAAAATACCTTCATCGACAGTGCTGACACTCACATGGCGAACAGGCGTCTTGAATTTGATCAGGGGATGGGTGTGGTTGTGCGTGTTGGTGGGTAGAGCTTCACATTTAGCGCAGAAGTCCGTGTCATGGCACACAGTGCACTTGTAACGAGGCCCAACGATGCAAGTAGAAGCCTGGTTCTTGCAAAGAGGACCATCGCAGAAGATGCCAGAGTGCACTTCTGCAGAAACACGGGGCTCAGAGAGGGCGCCGTAGATTGGAGCAAACCGATGACCGGGATGAGTGAGAGGTGCACTTGGAACGCAATCCGAGCAGTAATCCCAGTCAGGACAGCCCAAACACTTGTGACGTACACCCGTGATTTGCTGTAGCATGTTAATTCCATACTTAAGGGCATACATGGTCTATTACGGGAACAACTGACCTTATCGCAGCCGTCGCAAACCGCCGCATGATATTGGTTACGTCCAGGGTAACAGCGAGACATTACCGAACTCCTCAAACTGAACTGACGGTCTTGGATAAGAGAGAAACTATGTCCAGGGTGATGGCCGTGGGCGTTTTCGAGAAGGCAGTTGACGCAAAGATCATAGTCCTCGCAGTCAACGCAGGTAACCATCTTACTCTCTTCGTATTCTGACAGATGTTAGAATCAACCCGCTACAACCAAAAGGGATTCACAAGATTCAAGGCATACCTTTGAGACAAGCATTGCAGATGCGCTCATCGCACTGCACAGGGGCGGGAACTGGAGCGGGTGTAGCAACAGGTGCTATAGTAGGGGCAGAAACCTCTGGAACGGGCGAGAGTGTCTCCGAAGAAGATTGCTCAGGAATAGGCTCAG encodes:
- a CDS encoding ZZ type zinc finger domain protein (COG:S;~EggNog:ENOG410QEAD;~InterPro:IPR032350,IPR043145,IPR013783,IPR000433;~PFAM:PF16158,PF00569;~go_function: GO:0008270 - zinc ion binding [Evidence IEA]), whose product is MPAPAPSAASVGHDTLITVKVHYDGTTRRLKMPFKDMKAEVFPQKLLQLLHVPSDAEVIIERYSDSAASFVQLDSANAAVYKQLSRAARAKLRLVISVTTVNNNPLPSPVSQESSDSSTEQETPARNDYLDTVLSHPLPEVPSEGTDATPMGDGAAKGTDNLSVEPSTTDTVAAPKPQFREFENSDSPVVAHQSPAGLFCIDCNNCGQTVPNEHYHCSICDGGDYDLCLQCVASGISCPAEDHWLIKRCVKEGTVTNSTTEKIAPQNSKPKEEVKPEVAPQDAPEPIPEQSSSETLSPVPEVSAPTIAPVATPAPVPAPVQCDERICNACLKEYEESKMVTCVDCEDYDLCVNCLLENAHGHHPGHSFSLIQDRQFSLRSSVMSRCYPGRNQYHAAVCDGCDKQITGVRHKCLGCPDWDYCSDCVPSAPLTHPGHRFAPIYGALSEPRVSAEVHSGIFCDGPLCKNQASTCIVGPRYKCTVCHDTDFCAKCEALPTNTHNHTHPLIKFKTPVRHVSVSTVDEGILSGQGNTLGDRVVQKSVSTQATAPSQPEITPTKDSEEKAEEKSDAAKEVPAPVIEQVTAPTVDATSGYQAFFVNDVVADGTVMAPNKTFRQTWKLYNPGPLAWPVGTDVRFVGGDTMFNVDTVHPSSLRSVASAMESNKLTAPLEPEQTADFTVLLRSPSREGSAISYWRLKLPNGTPFGHRLWCDIRVQAGASELEPQEVLPENEKQSEEPVVEEKQPTTVETDETEQTGSRMIFPTLDKESPSIHEETAALRAAPSTAPSESNQTNELDYLTITDTMSMDDDEEVDGFLTDEEYDVLDASDQEYLEAKQSQ